Within Deltaproteobacteria bacterium, the genomic segment ATGCATCGCTGTCGCGGCCGGCCGCGGTGAAGGTGGTGCAGCCGCGGCTGCTCTCGCGGCTTTCGCAGCGCGAGCTGGAGGCGATGCTCACCGACTTCGAGCGCGAGGCGCAGCGCACTGCCTCCCTGCGCTCACCGCACACCGTGCAGCTCTACGACTTCGGAAGGACCCACGACGGCACGCTCTTCTACGCCATGGAGCTACTGGGCGGGCTCAACCTCGAGCAGCTCGTGGACCGCTTCGGGCCGCAGCCTGCGGGGCGCGTGGTGGCGCTGCTGCAGCAGGCGTGTCGCGCGCTCGCGGAGGCGCACGCGACGGGCATCATCCACCGCGACATCAAGAGCGCGAACCTCCAGGTCGGCATCGTCGGCGGCGAGTTCGACTTCGTGAAGGTGCTCGACTTTGGCCTCTCGGTCACGGCGGCAGTGGGGCAGGGCGAGCAGCGCGAGCGCTTCGTGAAGGGCACGCCCGCGTACCTGCCGCCGGAGGCCGCGCGCGTGGGCGGCGTGGTGGACGCGCGCTCGGATCTCTACGCGCTCGGCTGCGTGGCCTACGAGCTGCTCACCGGCAAGCTGCCGTTCGAGATGTCGAACGAAACGGAAATGTTACGTGCGCACGTGGAGCTCGAGCCCGAGGCGCTCTCCTCGCGCACGGCGATCGCCATTCCGCCGGAGCTGGAGCAGCTGGTGATGCAGCTCCTGGAGAAGCGGCCCGAGCTGCGTCCGCAGACCGCTGCCGAGGTCGAGGCGAGGCTGCGGCGCATCGCGCGTACCGCGCCGTGGACGCAGTCGGACGCGCTGGCCTGGTGGCGCGCGCAGGTGCCGGACGAGCTGGATCGCGCCACGGAGTCGCTGCACGCGCGTGCGCCGACGCTCCTCGACAGCGCCGTGCGCACCCGCCCGGGCCGCCGCAGCGGCCGGTTGACGGTGCCAGCGAGGTCGCTGCGTCCGTGCTGAAAGGTCTTCGCAAGGGTCGGCGCGCATCATCGAAGTCGATGCACAACCTCCAGGGGTGAACCCATGAAGACACTCTGTTTGATGCTGACGCTGATCGTTCCCGGCGCCGCGCTCGCGCAGGCCGAGCCTCCGCCGCTCGACGCCAAGGCCGAGAAGCACCTGCGCACCCTGCGGACCCTGATGCTCGTCGATGCGCTCGATCTCGACCTCGGCCAGGCGCAGACGCTCGACAACAACATGGCCACCTACGACGCGCGCAAGAAGCCGCTGCTCGAGAGGATGCACTCGGCGCACGAGCAGCTCCAGAAGGCCGCGCGCGGCGAGCTCGGCCCCGCATCGCAAGTGGACGCGCTGGTGAACGAGCTGAGCGACCTCGAGTCTCAACTCCACAAGCTCGATCACGAGATGTACCTGGACCTCAGCAAGAACATGACCGCACAGCAGAAGGCGCGCTTCGCGCCGCTCGCCATGCACCCCATGCCCCCGCCGCACGCGGGCCAGCAGCTGCCGCAGGGCGCGCCGGCCAACGCGCCGCCGCCGCTCGAGGCGCCCTGAGTGGTCGCCGCCCTCCCCAGGCTCTCGACGATGCGCGTGCGCTTCACGCACGGCGCCGCCGAGTGGCCCACGCACACGCGCTTCCACGCGTTCCGCGTGCGGCTGGCGAGTGCGGCAGGGCTGGACCTGGAGTCGATGGAGGGCTTCGGTGGAAGCGAGCGGTGGCGCAGCGTTCGCGACGCGATCGCGCCGCTGCTCGAGCTCTCCGAGCCCGACGGTGAGCTCGCACCTCTGCTCTATGCGCCCGTGGGACGGCGGCTCCGCGAGCTGATCCCGGCGTTGCCCGAGGGCGATCAGGCGTCGGCGGTCGAGCTCGCGAACGGGCTGATGCAGGCGGCGCACGAGCGGCGCCGCTTCGGCTTTCGTCCCGGAGATTGAAACCGATTGGTTAAGCGGCGCTGGCGCCCGAGAGCGCGCGCCGCTCGAGCGCGGTCATGGCGCTGTAGGCCGCGTACTTGTAGCTCTCGGCGAGCGTGGGGAAGTTGAAGACCATCTCGATGAACGCGTCGACGGTACCGCCGGAGAGCATCACCGCCTGGCCGATGTGCACCAGCTCGCTGGCGCGCTCGCCGATGACGTGCACGCCGAGGACCTTGCGATCCGTGGCGGACACGATGAGCTTGGTCTTGCCCTCGAGATCGCCGGCGATCTGGCCGCGCGCGTTGTTGCGGTAGTGCGCGCGCCCGCTCACGAACGCGAGGCCCTTCTGCGCCGCGCTCTGCTCCGTCTCGCCAACCGCGCTCACTTCCGGGATCGTGTAGATGCCGAAGGGCAGCAGCGGCGAGAGGTTCTGCTTGTAGCGGATGTCGAAGGCGTGGCACGCGGCCACGCGGCCCTGCTCCATGCTCGTGGACGCGAGCGCGGGAAAGCCGATCACGTCGCCCGCTGCGTAGATGTGCGGGACGCTCGTCTGGTAGTGCCCGTTCACCGCGAGGTTGCCGCGCGAGTCCGGCGCGAGTCCGACGGCGTCGAGTCCCAGGTTGCTGGTGTTGCCGCTGCGGCCCGCCGCGAAGAGCAGCTTGTCGGCCCAGAGCTTGTTTCCGTCGTTGAGCTCGACCTCGATCTCGCCGCCGGTGCGCGCCACGCGCTTCCACTTGTTGCCGAGCACGAACTTCACGCCCAGGCGCTCCATGGCGCTCTTGAGATCCGTGACCAGCTCGCTGTCGAGGAAGCCGAGCAGATCCGGCCGCGCGTCGACGAGGGTGACCTGCACCTTCAGCGCCGCGAACATCGACGCGTACTCGCAGCCGATCACGCCGCCGCCGAGGATGATCATCGAGCGCGGCAAGCGGTCGAGCGAGAGGATCTCGTCGGAGTCGTAGATGTCGTTGTCGGCGAAGTCGATGTCGTGCGGCCGCAGCGGCGACGAGCCGGTGGCGATGAGCACATAGTCGCCTTCGATGCGCTGCGGGCCGTTCGCGGTCTGCACTTCCAGCGTGTGCGGATCCACGAAGCGCGCGCTGCCCTGGATCAGGTCGACCTTGTGGTGCTCGAGGTTGTGCTTCACCGACTGCGCTGCGGCCGCGCAGATGGCGGCCTTGCGGGCCATCAGCGCATGAACCTCGGTGTTCGGATCCAGGCTGAGCGAGAGCCCGTACAGCTCGCGCGCGTGGTAGCCCGACAAGTAGAGCGCGGTCTCGCGCAGCGTCTTCGAGGGCAGCGTGCCGGTGTGGGCCGAGGCGCCGCCGGGCTTCTCCGAGCGCTCGATGACCGCCACCCGCTTGCCCCAGTACGCCGCCTGGGCCGCTGCCTTCTCGCCCGCTGGGCCGGAGCCGATCACCACGAGGTCGTAGCGCATGGGCGGAGTCTAGCGCGGGTTCACGTCGGCTCGATCAAGCTGCGCACGTAGAAGCGGTCGCAGCTGGTGTGTCCGGTGGCGCCCATCGAACACGTCGGCGTGAAGCCCAGCCGCTCGTAGAGCTTGCGCGCTGCGGTCATGCGCTCGAGCGTCTCGAGGTAGCAGCGCGTGAAGCCGAGGCCGCGCGCGACGTCGAGGCACTTGCGCAAGAGCTGCTCGCCGACGCCGTGGCCACGCGCCTCGGGCAGGAAATACATCTTCTTCAGCTCGCAGACGTCCGAGGGGCCGCCCTCGAGCGGCGCCACGCCACCGCCGCCCACGACCTGACCCGCGTCATTCACGACCACGAAGTACGCGCTCCGCGGCCGCGCGTATGACTCGGTCATGTGATCCACTTCCCAATCGTGGATCGCGAAGCCCGGCCCGTCGGCGCCGAACGTGGGCATCACCGTGCGGATGATGCGCGCGACATGCACGTCGTCGGCAGGCGTGATCGGCCGGAACGTGAGCGGCATCGTCAGCCTCCGCAGCTGCAAGGCGCCGACGCGGCCGTGTTCTTGGCGCGGGCGCAGCGGTCGGCGGCCTCGCTGCACGCGCGGTCCATGTCGTCTTCGCCGCTGTGGTGCGCGGTGATGGCGCAGATTCGGCCCGAGAGCGCGCAGATGTTCGACGCGAGCTCGCACACCTTGCCGCAATCCGGCGCCTGGCCCGCGACGTGCGGGTGCATGAGCTCGTCCTCCTGCTCTTGCTGTTGCTGCTCGAGGCTCTGGACGATGGTCGTGTCGCTCGACTCGGGCGGCTTCTGCTCCGCCTCAGGCCGCGACATCGCGCAGCCGGTGAGCAGCATCAAGACGACGGCGGCGCGCCTCATGGCTTCTTCTCCACGGCCTGCGAAAGGAGCACTTCGTTGATGCGTTGGGCTTCTGAATAGTCGGCGATCGCGGCGCGGTCGTCATGCCTCAACTCGAGCGCACGTCCGCGGACGATGAGCAGGTTTGCGACGAAGAGATCGTCGGCGCGACCCAACGCGAGGCCGCTGTTGGCATCGGCTTCGGCGCCCGAGGGAGTGCCGACGTGCAGATCCAACTCGGCCACGCGGAACCAGATGTCCTGCTGAACGGCGCGCGCGTTGGTCTCGTCGACGCTCGCAGGTGGCGGCACCGAGAGAAACGCGACGAGCTGATTTCGCGCATCGACCTCGTTGCCCGAAGCGATCGCGAGATCCGCTTTCGCGTGCACGTCGTGCGCCGCGCGGATCCAAAGCGCGCGCGGATCCGCGGGCGCAGCGAGCACGAGCAGGAGGAGCGCCGCGGCCTTCATGGGCTGCCTCCGTATTGGCTCTCGAGCGCTGCGAGCATGCGGCCGCGGTACTCGCGCATGCTCGCGTCGAGTTCGGCGGGATCGTGCTTTGCGATGGCGGCCGATTGGGCGTGGATCACGTCGGTGCTGTCGAGCGCCTTGGCCTGCCGCGGGCGGACGTCCACCGGGTGTCTGGACGGGGAGTCCATGGGGTTATTCGAGGCGACGGGCGTTAGCGCCTCGTGGGCCATGAAGGAAATCCCTGCGATCACTGCCGCGGCGGCAGCGAACCCCACAGCCCGGAACAACACGGTGGGCAGCATCGACTCGCGTTGCTTCGGCTTGGAACGCGCGAGCCCAAGCTCATCGAGCTCGTCGTCCACCGAGTTGCGAATCATCAACGCAGTGGCCAACGCGTCATCGTGCGCGCCGCCCGTCGGCACGTGACGCTCGAGATCCTTGGCCAAGGCCTGCGCGGCCTTCAGCTCTTCATCGCTGGGAGGAAGATCGCTCATGACTGAATCGCTTTCTGCTCGGGCTTCTCCCACTCGGCGCGAAACGCTCGCAGCGAGCGCAACAACACGACATCGAACGTCGGCACCGTGCACTCCAACGCCGCGGCGCACTCTTGCCGCGTTCGGTCCTGAAGCAGGCGAAGCTCGATCGCCTGCCGATAGCGCGGGTTGATCGCCGCGAGCACGCCGTCGATCCGCGCGCGCAGCTTCGCGAGCTCGCGCTGGTGCTCGAGCTGATCGAGCGGATCCTTCGGCGGATCCTGCAGCGGTCCGAGCAGGTTCGCGTAGCCCGCGAGCGCCTTGCCCGTGCGCGCGCGCTCGCGATGCACGTCGTTCGCCTGGTTCATTGCGATCCTCGCCAGCCAGAAGAAGAGGCTCACCCGCCCGTCGAAGTCGCGCAGCCGCTCCAGCGCCACGCGGAACGTCTCCGAAAGCGCCTCTTCGGCCGCGGCACGCACGCCCAGCCGTGGCAGCAGCACCTGCGAAAAGAGCGGCGGCGCGAGCGCGTCGTAGAGCTCGCCCCAGGCGCGCATGTCGCCCTTTCGCGCGCGCGCGAGCTGCTCGCTCTCCCAGGAGCGCCAGGCGTCGGTCTGGTAGCGGCTGGCCACGCACCCCTTCCAACGCACGAGCAGGCTGCGACCTTACACCGGCCGGATCCGCGGCGGATCCGCTGTAAGGCCCGAGCCGATCACGCGTTCGAAGGGCGGACGGAGGGCGTCATGCACATCGAATCGAGAATCGTGGTCCTCGCGGGGTTGTTGGCGACGGTGGGTTGCGCGGCGGCGCCGCGCACCGCCGAGCTCACGCCGCTGAAGCTCGTGCAGGAGACGCAGCAGGCGCCGCCGGTGCACGAGGATCACTTCGGCCGCGACGCCGCGGGTGGCCTCACGCCCGTGCAACTGCAAGAGCTCCTGCACGGCCCGGTGTTCCTCGAGGCGGGTGCGCGGCTCGGCGTGGTTCCGGTCGAGAGCGGCTACGAGCCCGGATCCGCGCTGCCGCTGCCGAGCGTGCCCGCCGAGCTGACGAAGGCGCTCGAGGGCTCGGGCGAGTTCGAGCTCGCGACGGAGGTCACGACGGATTGGCCGACGGATCGCGGCGTCGGCGGCCTTCGCGAGCTCGCCGCGCGGTACCGCGCGCCGTACCTGCTGCTCTATCGCCAGCGCTTCGTCGACGACAGCTACGCCAACGGCTGGGCCTTCACGATCCCCACGATCATCGGCGCGCTGGTTGCGCCACATCAGACGCTCGAGACCGACGGCGTGCTCGAGGCCACGCTCTTCGACGTGCAGACGGGCACGCTGCTCTTCACCGTCTTCGAGCGCGTGCACGACTCCCAGAACGCGACGGTGTGGCACGACGATCGAAAGGTCGCGGCCATGCAGCAAGCGCTTCAGTCGAAGGCGGCCAAGGCGCTCGCGGATCAGGTGCTGGAGAAGATCCGACGGCTCGCATCGCTGCGACCGAAGCCCAAGGAGCAGGAGACGGCCTCGCTGCCCACGAGCTGAAATTGTGGGCGTGGATCCTTTCTCGAGGCCGCCTAGAATCGCGGCTCCAACCCGGGGAACTCCACATGCGCAAGCTCATCGCCGCACTCGCCACCGCCACGCTGTTCGCGCCGGTCACCGCCTTCGCAGATCCGCCGACGGGCGATCAGGTGAAGGCCGTCTGGGACTTCTTCGAGCACGGCCAGGGCCAGGGCCCGGTGCTCGGCGAGGGCAAGCTCTGCACCGAGATCTCCAAGGGCGGCGACAACAAGAACGAGTGCACCGCCGAAGTTCCTGCCGAGGGCGTGAAGGCGGGCACCATCGTCTACGTGTGGCAGGCGTACATGGTTCCGGAGAAGGACGAGGTCAAAGACCTCAGCGTCCAGGTGAAGCAGGACAACACCATCCGCGAGACGAAGGACGTCGACGTCATCAAGGGCACGTACTGGCGCCAGCGCACCTGGAGCGGCGTGAAGCTCGCCAAGGCCGGCAACTGGACCATCTCCATCATGCGCGGCGACAAGACGCTCAAGAGCTGGAGCGTGAAGGTGCAGTAGCGCGTATCGCGAATCGCGACGCACCACGAGCCGGACGACCGATGCGCAATCGGCGTCCGGTTTGCTTTTGGGCGCGCTACTTCGCCTCTTTGACTGCGGCGTCCGCGAGCTCGGGGATCGGCCTCTCGAACTCCACGCCCACGTTCATCGTCCACAGCGACGCCTGCTCCACCGGCCGCTCGTTGATGCGCACGACCTTGGCGGCCGCGTCGATGACCTTGGAGTCCGCGAGGTGGAGCTGCAGCTGAACCTTGTCGCCCACCGCGAGCTTCTCCCGCGTGAGCAGGTGCGCGCCGACGGCGGAGACGTCGTTGATGAGCGCCGAGCGCTTCTTGGCGCTCGCCTCCTTCTCGAGATGCGCGAGCACGCAGACCAGGTGGCGGGTGCCGCGTCGCTTGTCTTGGGACATGGTGTTGGGGCCTCGAGATCAGGCGGTCCGCCGAGTGTACTCCAGCTCGGGCGAAGCGATGACGCCCGCACTCCGAGTGCGCACGCTCGAGGCATGCGGCCCTTGATTCTTGCGTTCGCCCTTCTGCTTCCCGCGCTCGCCCAGGCGAATGCGCCGCCGCCCGCGCGGCCGGAGCCGGATCACACCCGCGGCGAGCTGACGATCGTGAACCAGGTGATCACGCAGCCCCGCGAGCTGCCGCCGCAGGCGTTCCACGAGGTGAAGTTGCCGCCGGGGAACTACGGGACGTCGCTGCCGATGCGGCGGAACTTCCAGCCGGAGCTGGAGCGGAGCACGCAGCTCACGCCCGGACGGTAGGTCGCTTGCCCACCTTGCGACCGGCCGAAGCGAACCTCCAGACTGAGCGAGCAAGCTCTGGAGGAGCGCATGCGCAAGCTCGTGGTGGCCGCGATCCTGCTGATTCCGTCGTTGGCGTTGGCGCAGGTCAAGCAGGAGCCGCGGCAGCCCAAGACGATCATCAACTTCGGTGAGACGACGATCGACGCGGGCCCGGACTTCCCGGCGGCAGCTACCTCGTTGCCCGGCCGGGGGCGAAGTTCAAGAGCTTGATCAAGCTGCGCCAGAGCTTCGACGACAAGGTCAACGCGTCGGTTTACGAGCTGCACTGAGGCGTCGCGCAGGGAGGTTTGCTAAGGTGCGCCCTCCATGGACCGCACCGAGCGACTCCTCGATCTGGTGGCGCTCCTGCTCGACGCCAGCGAGCCCGTGCCCTTCGCGCGCATCCGCGAGCTCTTCCCCGACTACGGCGAAGGCACCGTGGAGGCCAGCGAGCGCAAGTTCGAGCGCGACAAGGCCGAGCTCGCCGAGCTGGGCATCCCGCTCCGCTACGTCGCCGCCGACGACGAGCACCCCGCCGGCTACCTGATCGACCGCGACGCCTACTACCTCCCCGAGCTCGGCCTGCGCGCGGAAGAGTGGGCCGTGCTCTATGCCGCGGGAAGCGCCGCGCTCGCGTCGAAGGCGTTTCCCGGCGCGCGCGACCTCGGCCACGCGCTTCGAAAGATCGCCTTTGCCCGCGGCCAGGAGCCCGTTCCGCAGTTCACGGATCAGCTGCTGCTCGACGACACCTCGCGCGAAGATCCCAAGCTCCGCGAGCGCCTCGAGCTGCTCTGGGACGCGGTGAAGCTGCGCAAGCGCGTGACCTTCGACTACCGCGGCTTCTCGCAGGAGAAGACCCAGCGCGAGCTCGAGCCCTACGGCATCGCGCTGCGGCGCGGCGTGTGGATCGCCGTGGGTCACGACCATTTGCGCAAGGCGCTGCGCACCTTCCACGTCTCGCGCATGAGCGAGCTGGCCGTGAACCCCAAGAAGCCCAAGAGCCCCGACTTCGAGGTGCCCGCGAGCTTCGATCTCGCCGCGCACGCCCAGGAGCAGGCCTGGGAGCACGCAGTTCACGAGCCCGTGGAGGTGGAGCTGGCGCTGGATCCGAGCCTGGCGCCCATCGCCGTGCGGCTCTTTCCCCACGGACGCATTCAAGAAGGTGGCGCGCGCGTGCGGGTGAAGGCTCGCTTCGTGGATGGGCTGGTGCAGCAGGTGCTCGCCCTGGGCACGCGCGTGGAGATCCTCGGGCCGCCGCAGGTGCGCGCCCGCGCCAAGGAGCTGCTCACCGCGCTCGCGGCCAGCCTGGAGGGCGCGCCATGAGCGACTCCGCCGAGCGCCTGCGCCGGCTGCTCTTCCTCGTGCCCTATCTGTCGCAGCACAAGGGCGTGCAGATCGACGAGCTCGCCAAGGCCATGGGTCTCTCGCGCGCCGAGGTGCTCGAGGATCTCGAGCTCCTGCCGCTCGTGGGCCGTCCGCCGTTCACGCCCGCGGACTACATCGACCTCACCATCGAGAACGACCGGGTGTCGCTCACGCTGGATCAGCGCTTCTCGCGTCCGCCGCGGCTGACCGCTCCTGAAGCCGCGGCGCTCGCTGCTGCGGCGGCCGCGCTGGATCCGCGCGAGGGCGATGCGCTGTCGCGCGCGCTGGAGAAGCTCGAGGAGGCGCTGCCGCCCCACGCCCGCGGCGCGTACCAGACGCTGCGCGGACGCGTCACGGCCGCGGGCGACGCCGGTCTGGAGGATCTGTTGCGCCCGCTGGCCGAGAGCGTGGTCCGGCGGCGCGAGCTGGTGATCGAGTACTTGTCGCCGACATCGGAGCGCGCGCTTCGGCGCACGGTGCGGCCCTGGCGCGTCTTCTCGCACCGCGGGCTCTGGTACCTCTTCGGCCTCGACGTGGCCAAGAAGGCCGAGCGCCTCTTCCGCGTGGATCGCATCACCCGGCTGACCACGACCGAGGCGCGCTTCGAGCGCCCGAAGGACCTGCCCGAGCCCGGCGAAGAGCTCCTCCCCCGCTCGCGCAAGCAGGCCGCCGCCGAGCCGCCGGTGCTGCGCTTTGCGCGCCGCATCGCCACGCTCGCGCTGGAGCGCTTCCCCGACGAGGCCGAGAAGGAGCGCGACGGCCGCGTCACCGTCACCTTGCCCGGCGCGACCGAGGAGTGGCTCGTCTCGCTGGTGCTCACCCACGCTGGCGGCGTGGAAGTGCTCGGGCCGGACTCGCTGCGGGAGCGCGTTCGCGAAGCCGTCGCGCGGCAGCTCGCGCTCTATCGCGACGCTTAGCCCGAGCGCGGGACGTGGGTCGTGGGTCGTCCGGCCGATGCGGGTGGTGTCCACTTCGCAACCCAGAGGTGCGCGCGAACCGGCCGTGGCCTAACTTGTTCAACTCATGGACGCGGATCCGGCGAGCGTGCCGTCGAGCCCTGTGCCTCCGCCCACGCTGGCGAAGGTGGAGCCGCGCTACGTGGTGGAGCCGCGCGCGTTCGTGCCCTCCAACGAGGTGCGCTTCCTGCGCGACGGCGACCAGGCCTATCCGGCCATGCTCGCGGCCATCGAGGGCGCCAAGCGCTTCGTGCACCTCGAGTCGTACATCTTCGCCGACGACGGCACCGGGCACCGCTTCGCGCGCGCGCTCGCCCACGCGGCGGAGCGCGGCGTGGAGGTGACGGTGCTCTACGACGCGGTGGGCAGCTGGACCACCCACCGCGGCTTCTTCAAGGCCATGCGCCGCCGCGGCGTCCGCGCGCGCGCCTTCAACCCGGTGTGGCCGTGGCCGGGGCTCCTGCGCACGTTCCGGCGCGATCACCGCAAGCTGTTGGTGGTCGACGGAGAGGTCGCGTTCGTGGGCGGCATCAACATCTCCGACGACTGGGCGCCGCGCATCGACGGCGGCCAGGACTGGCGCGACGACGTGATGCGCCTCGAGGGCCCCGTCGTCGCCGGGCTCGATGGCGTGTTCCGCGCCACCTGGCGCGCGGTGGTGCAGAACGTGGCCGAGCGGCTCCAGCTGCGCGCACCGGTGACGCCGTCCGAGCCCTGCGGACCGCGGGGCACGCACGCGGTGGCGACGTTCGCGGCGCGCAAGGCCATCCACAAGGCGTACGTGCACGCCATCGACGCGGCCGAGCGCTCGGTGTTCATCGCCTCCAGCTACTTCGTGCCCGATCGCGCCATCCTGCACGCGCTGCGACGCGCGCGCCGGCGCGGCGTCGAGGTTCGCTTGATGCTGCCCGGGG encodes:
- a CDS encoding serine/threonine protein kinase, translating into MSPSLSPQVVLAGVKRLRVIAAAAIFLRLHFLGLALARRFVGDAAMKQAGFPAPAHEHALLLGAEIGVGLALAMMALTFVRAISPPRLLSLGAGFIVIQALLLALPDYSFPWAHPHLPRGVPQVLLWCLVVPLMPMRPSRALMLAFAAAAMGPVAAWLASTIGWAMPPMAVALLYWWPIVSAAPFVALVAWLIHRVSARVARSVQLGSYELVQPIAAGGMGQVWLARHASLSRPAAVKVVQPRLLSRLSQRELEAMLTDFEREAQRTASLRSPHTVQLYDFGRTHDGTLFYAMELLGGLNLEQLVDRFGPQPAGRVVALLQQACRALAEAHATGIIHRDIKSANLQVGIVGGEFDFVKVLDFGLSVTAAVGQGEQRERFVKGTPAYLPPEAARVGGVVDARSDLYALGCVAYELLTGKLPFEMSNETEMLRAHVELEPEALSSRTAIAIPPELEQLVMQLLEKRPELRPQTAAEVEARLRRIARTAPWTQSDALAWWRAQVPDELDRATESLHARAPTLLDSAVRTRPGRRSGRLTVPARSLRPC
- the sthA gene encoding Si-specific NAD(P)(+) transhydrogenase gives rise to the protein MRYDLVVIGSGPAGEKAAAQAAYWGKRVAVIERSEKPGGASAHTGTLPSKTLRETALYLSGYHARELYGLSLSLDPNTEVHALMARKAAICAAAAQSVKHNLEHHKVDLIQGSARFVDPHTLEVQTANGPQRIEGDYVLIATGSSPLRPHDIDFADNDIYDSDEILSLDRLPRSMIILGGGVIGCEYASMFAALKVQVTLVDARPDLLGFLDSELVTDLKSAMERLGVKFVLGNKWKRVARTGGEIEVELNDGNKLWADKLLFAAGRSGNTSNLGLDAVGLAPDSRGNLAVNGHYQTSVPHIYAAGDVIGFPALASTSMEQGRVAACHAFDIRYKQNLSPLLPFGIYTIPEVSAVGETEQSAAQKGLAFVSGRAHYRNNARGQIAGDLEGKTKLIVSATDRKVLGVHVIGERASELVHIGQAVMLSGGTVDAFIEMVFNFPTLAESYKYAAYSAMTALERRALSGASAA
- a CDS encoding cardiolipin synthase B, translated to MDADPASVPSSPVPPPTLAKVEPRYVVEPRAFVPSNEVRFLRDGDQAYPAMLAAIEGAKRFVHLESYIFADDGTGHRFARALAHAAERGVEVTVLYDAVGSWTTHRGFFKAMRRRGVRARAFNPVWPWPGLLRTFRRDHRKLLVVDGEVAFVGGINISDDWAPRIDGGQDWRDDVMRLEGPVVAGLDGVFRATWRAVVQNVAERLQLRAPVTPSEPCGPRGTHAVATFAARKAIHKAYVHAIDAAERSVFIASSYFVPDRAILHALRRARRRGVEVRLMLPGVSDHYSVLMAGRALYGRLLRWGVRVHEWQNRIFHAKTAVIDGCWGTMGSFNLDRWSLHFSHELNAVFSDPELGRTLEDSFRNDLDGCLEVTLELWKARPRWRRLMEWFFGRFDRWL
- a CDS encoding GNAT family N-acetyltransferase; translation: MPLTFRPITPADDVHVARIIRTVMPTFGADGPGFAIHDWEVDHMTESYARPRSAYFVVVNDAGQVVGGGGVAPLEGGPSDVCELKKMYFLPEARGHGVGEQLLRKCLDVARGLGFTRCYLETLERMTAARKLYERLGFTPTCSMGATGHTSCDRFYVRSLIEPT
- a CDS encoding WYL domain-containing protein, giving the protein MSDSAERLRRLLFLVPYLSQHKGVQIDELAKAMGLSRAEVLEDLELLPLVGRPPFTPADYIDLTIENDRVSLTLDQRFSRPPRLTAPEAAALAAAAAALDPREGDALSRALEKLEEALPPHARGAYQTLRGRVTAAGDAGLEDLLRPLAESVVRRRELVIEYLSPTSERALRRTVRPWRVFSHRGLWYLFGLDVAKKAERLFRVDRITRLTTTEARFERPKDLPEPGEELLPRSRKQAAAEPPVLRFARRIATLALERFPDEAEKERDGRVTVTLPGATEEWLVSLVLTHAGGVEVLGPDSLRERVREAVARQLALYRDA
- a CDS encoding sigma-70 family RNA polymerase sigma factor; the encoded protein is MASRYQTDAWRSWESEQLARARKGDMRAWGELYDALAPPLFSQVLLPRLGVRAAAEEALSETFRVALERLRDFDGRVSLFFWLARIAMNQANDVHRERARTGKALAGYANLLGPLQDPPKDPLDQLEHQRELAKLRARIDGVLAAINPRYRQAIELRLLQDRTRQECAAALECTVPTFDVVLLRSLRAFRAEWEKPEQKAIQS
- a CDS encoding periplasmic heavy metal sensor — protein: MKTLCLMLTLIVPGAALAQAEPPPLDAKAEKHLRTLRTLMLVDALDLDLGQAQTLDNNMATYDARKKPLLERMHSAHEQLQKAARGELGPASQVDALVNELSDLESQLHKLDHEMYLDLSKNMTAQQKARFAPLAMHPMPPPHAGQQLPQGAPANAPPPLEAP
- a CDS encoding PilZ domain-containing protein, yielding MSQDKRRGTRHLVCVLAHLEKEASAKKRSALINDVSAVGAHLLTREKLAVGDKVQLQLHLADSKVIDAAAKVVRINERPVEQASLWTMNVGVEFERPIPELADAAVKEAK
- a CDS encoding WYL domain-containing protein; protein product: MDRTERLLDLVALLLDASEPVPFARIRELFPDYGEGTVEASERKFERDKAELAELGIPLRYVAADDEHPAGYLIDRDAYYLPELGLRAEEWAVLYAAGSAALASKAFPGARDLGHALRKIAFARGQEPVPQFTDQLLLDDTSREDPKLRERLELLWDAVKLRKRVTFDYRGFSQEKTQRELEPYGIALRRGVWIAVGHDHLRKALRTFHVSRMSELAVNPKKPKSPDFEVPASFDLAAHAQEQAWEHAVHEPVEVELALDPSLAPIAVRLFPHGRIQEGGARVRVKARFVDGLVQQVLALGTRVEILGPPQVRARAKELLTALAASLEGAP